One window of the Kallotenue papyrolyticum genome contains the following:
- the thiC gene encoding phosphomethylpyrimidine synthase ThiC, which translates to MKPQVEAPPTVQRYFFPASRKVYVSGSRPDLRVGMREIVQSPTRGPDGRILAENAPLRVYDTSGPYSDPQASIDLQAGLPPLRLPWILEREHYAHSEPPAPNGVPLPARRPRLRGHGAVTQLAYARRGIITPEMEYVAIRETLGRAELAEQGAAPGLPPITPEFVRSEVARGRAIIPANINHPESEPMIIGRHFLVKINANIGTSAVHSSIGEEVEKLVWAITWGADTVMDLSTGKHIHATREWIIRNAPVPIGTVPIYEALEKVGGRPEELTWEIFRDTLIEQAEQGVDYFTIHAGVLLRYIPLTIKRVTGIVSRGGSIMAQWCLAHHQENFLYTHFDEICEIMAAYDVSLSLGDGLRPGSIADANDAAQFAELETQGELTRRAWEHGVQVMNEGPGHIPMHLIRENMDKQLAWCHEAPFYTLGPLTTDVAPGYDHITSAIGAALIGWYGTAMLCYVTPKEHLGLPNREDVRQGVIAYKIAAHAADLAKGHPAARARDDALSKARFEFRWEDQFNLALDPETARAFHDETLPAEGAKLAHFCSMCGPKFCSMRISHELRATALREGLTPEQQIEQGLRAQAERFRASGQTIYLASEMPTSDAPDA; encoded by the coding sequence ATGAAGCCCCAGGTTGAGGCACCGCCCACGGTACAGCGCTACTTCTTCCCCGCCTCGCGCAAAGTGTACGTCAGCGGCTCGCGTCCCGATCTGCGCGTCGGCATGCGCGAAATCGTGCAGAGCCCAACGCGCGGTCCGGATGGGCGCATCCTGGCCGAGAATGCGCCCCTGCGCGTCTATGACACCAGCGGCCCCTATAGCGATCCCCAGGCCAGCATCGACCTGCAGGCAGGACTGCCGCCGCTGCGCTTGCCCTGGATCCTGGAACGCGAGCACTACGCTCACAGCGAACCGCCCGCGCCCAACGGCGTCCCCTTGCCGGCACGGCGCCCGCGGTTGCGCGGCCACGGCGCGGTGACGCAACTGGCCTACGCGCGGCGCGGCATCATTACGCCGGAGATGGAGTACGTCGCGATCCGCGAAACACTTGGCCGCGCCGAACTGGCAGAGCAGGGCGCGGCGCCCGGCCTGCCGCCGATCACTCCCGAATTCGTGCGCAGCGAAGTGGCGCGTGGCCGCGCCATCATCCCGGCCAACATCAACCATCCCGAAAGCGAGCCGATGATCATCGGACGCCACTTTCTGGTCAAGATCAACGCCAACATCGGCACCTCGGCGGTGCACTCATCGATCGGCGAGGAGGTCGAGAAGCTGGTCTGGGCAATCACCTGGGGCGCGGACACGGTTATGGACCTGTCCACCGGCAAGCATATCCACGCCACGCGCGAGTGGATCATCCGCAACGCGCCCGTACCGATCGGTACGGTACCGATCTACGAAGCGCTGGAGAAGGTCGGCGGGCGACCTGAAGAGCTGACCTGGGAGATCTTCCGCGACACACTGATCGAACAGGCCGAACAGGGCGTAGACTACTTCACGATCCATGCCGGCGTGCTGCTGCGCTACATCCCGCTGACGATCAAGCGCGTGACCGGAATCGTGTCGCGCGGCGGCTCGATCATGGCACAGTGGTGCCTGGCCCATCATCAGGAAAACTTCCTGTACACGCACTTCGACGAGATCTGCGAGATCATGGCCGCCTACGATGTCAGTCTGTCGCTGGGCGACGGCCTGCGTCCCGGTTCGATCGCCGATGCCAACGACGCGGCGCAGTTCGCCGAGCTGGAAACGCAGGGCGAGCTGACCCGCCGCGCCTGGGAGCATGGGGTCCAGGTCATGAACGAAGGCCCCGGTCACATCCCCATGCACCTGATCCGCGAGAACATGGACAAACAACTGGCCTGGTGCCACGAAGCGCCCTTCTACACGCTGGGACCACTGACCACCGATGTCGCGCCCGGCTACGACCACATCACCTCGGCGATCGGTGCGGCGCTAATCGGCTGGTATGGCACAGCCATGCTCTGCTATGTCACGCCCAAGGAGCACCTGGGCCTGCCCAACCGCGAGGATGTACGCCAGGGCGTGATCGCCTACAAGATCGCCGCGCACGCCGCCGACCTAGCCAAGGGCCATCCCGCCGCGCGCGCCCGTGACGATGCGCTCTCCAAAGCGCGCTTCGAGTTCCGCTGGGAAGATCAGTTCAATCTGGCGCTCGACCCCGAAACCGCGCGCGCCTTCCACGACGAAACGCTGCCCGCCGAAGGGGCGAAGCTGGCGCACTTCTGCAGCATGTGCGGTCCCAAGTTCTGCAGCATGCGCATCAGTCATGAGCTGCGCGCCACGGCGCTGCGCGAAGGTCTGACGCCGGAGCAGCAGATCGAGCAGGGGTTGCGCGCGCAGGCCGAGCGCTTCCGCGCCAGCGGGCAGACCATCTACCTGGCGAGCGAGATGCCGACGAGCGACGCGCCGGACGCATGA
- a CDS encoding ATP-binding cassette domain-containing protein yields MAPLYRLMDVAQRYGARVVVQVERFQVNQGEALALLGPSGAGKSTLLRLLALLEAPARGVIEYDGQPLDGAPPLALRREIALVFQRPRLLDTSVRRNIAYGLHIRGARDEARVAAAIELLGLQRVAQARPATLSGGEMQRVALARALVLRPRVLLLDEPTANLDPSNVAIIEQALQELRRESHTTLVIATHNFHQARRLTQRAVIMLDGQRVADGPTDVVLHAPTDPRAAAFVSGAMIY; encoded by the coding sequence ATGGCTCCGCTGTACCGACTTATGGATGTGGCGCAACGCTACGGCGCGCGGGTGGTGGTCCAGGTCGAGCGCTTCCAGGTGAACCAGGGCGAAGCGCTGGCGCTGCTGGGTCCCAGCGGGGCGGGCAAATCGACACTGCTGCGCCTCTTGGCGCTGTTGGAAGCGCCGGCGCGCGGCGTCATCGAGTACGACGGGCAACCTCTGGATGGAGCGCCCCCACTGGCGCTGCGCCGGGAGATCGCGCTGGTCTTTCAGCGACCCCGCCTGCTCGACACCAGCGTCCGGCGCAACATCGCCTATGGGCTGCATATCCGTGGCGCGCGTGATGAGGCGCGCGTTGCGGCGGCGATCGAGCTGCTGGGCCTGCAACGGGTGGCCCAGGCGCGGCCCGCGACCCTGTCGGGCGGCGAGATGCAGCGCGTCGCGCTGGCGCGCGCGCTGGTACTGCGCCCGCGCGTGCTGCTGCTGGACGAACCCACCGCCAACCTCGATCCCTCCAACGTGGCGATCATCGAACAGGCGCTGCAGGAGCTGCGACGCGAGTCGCACACCACGCTGGTGATCGCCACGCACAACTTCCACCAGGCGCGCCGTCTGACCCAGCGCGCGGTGATCATGCTCGACGGCCAGCGCGTCGCCGACGGCCCGACCGACGTGGTGCTGCATGCGCCCACCGATCCACGTGCCGCTGCCTTTGTTAGCGGCGCGATGATCTACTGA
- the thiS gene encoding sulfur carrier protein ThiS — MTATQPIMTINGQPQPYAPLTLSELLRRQGIDPQRPGIAVAVNAQVVSRSQWEQQTLQPGDRVEIVQAQAGG, encoded by the coding sequence ATGACCGCGACACAGCCGATCATGACGATCAACGGACAACCGCAGCCCTACGCCCCGCTAACGCTGAGCGAGCTGCTGCGGCGGCAGGGCATCGACCCGCAGCGCCCCGGCATCGCCGTGGCCGTCAACGCGCAGGTGGTGAGCCGTTCGCAGTGGGAACAGCAGACGCTGCAGCCCGGCGATCGTGTTGAGATCGTTCAGGCGCAGGCCGGCGGCTAA
- the thiO gene encoding glycine oxidase ThiO, protein MVVIIGGGICGLGIGWRLAQAGLPVMILERDRAGQGATWAAAGMLAAQAEAEPGEEPLTALLLASQRLWPDFARELEQASGQTVDYRDEGTLVVAQDRDEAERLRRRYDYGRRYGLALEWLSGAEARRREPHLARGVTAALFSASDHQVDNRKVALALHAAFLRAGGVLREHTSAREIVLRGGRVAGVRLPDDEIAADTIVLAAGCWSRQLAGLPPEAQPPVRPVKGQMLALQMLPDAPLIHHVVWGRDAYLVPRRDGRLLIGATVEEQGFDTSLSGGGLRHLLQGAWQVLPAIDELPLVEAWAGLRPGSRDDAPILGPTSLPGLVLATGHYRNGILLAPLTAWAISRLILDGVLPPVAQPFTMARFARSHAKEEAPL, encoded by the coding sequence ATGGTGGTGATCATCGGCGGCGGCATCTGTGGGCTGGGCATCGGCTGGCGGCTGGCACAGGCCGGGCTGCCAGTGATGATCCTGGAGCGCGACCGCGCCGGCCAGGGCGCGACCTGGGCCGCAGCGGGCATGCTGGCGGCCCAGGCCGAAGCCGAGCCGGGCGAGGAGCCCCTGACGGCGCTGCTGCTCGCAAGTCAGCGCCTGTGGCCGGACTTCGCGCGCGAGCTGGAGCAGGCCAGTGGTCAGACGGTTGACTACCGCGACGAGGGCACGCTGGTCGTGGCCCAGGATCGCGATGAGGCCGAACGTCTGCGCCGCCGCTACGACTATGGTCGCCGCTATGGGCTGGCGCTGGAATGGCTGTCGGGGGCAGAGGCGCGGAGGCGTGAGCCGCATCTGGCGCGGGGCGTTACCGCCGCCCTGTTCAGCGCCAGCGATCATCAGGTCGATAACCGCAAGGTGGCGCTGGCCCTACACGCCGCGTTTCTGCGCGCCGGCGGCGTGTTGCGCGAACACACGTCCGCGCGCGAGATCGTGCTGCGCGGCGGCAGGGTGGCCGGCGTGCGGCTGCCGGACGACGAGATCGCCGCCGACACGATCGTCCTGGCCGCCGGCTGCTGGTCGCGCCAGCTCGCCGGGCTACCGCCGGAGGCGCAGCCGCCGGTGCGTCCGGTCAAAGGCCAGATGCTGGCGCTACAGATGCTGCCCGACGCGCCGCTAATCCACCATGTGGTCTGGGGCCGCGACGCCTACCTGGTGCCGCGCCGCGACGGACGCCTGCTGATCGGCGCGACGGTCGAAGAGCAGGGCTTCGACACCAGCCTGAGCGGCGGTGGTCTGCGCCATCTGCTGCAGGGTGCCTGGCAGGTGCTGCCGGCGATCGATGAGCTGCCGCTCGTCGAAGCCTGGGCCGGACTACGGCCCGGCAGCCGCGACGACGCGCCGATCCTGGGCCCCACCTCCCTCCCCGGTCTGGTGCTGGCCACCGGCCACTACCGCAACGGCATCCTGCTGGCGCCGCTTACCGCCTGGGCGATCAGCCGCCTGATCCTCGACGGCGTGCTGCCGCCCGTCGCACAGCCCTTCACCATGGCGCGCTTTGCGCGCTCACACGCCAAGGAGGAGGCCCCGCTATGA
- a CDS encoding murein hydrolase activator EnvC family protein, which translates to MLARRPVAYVLVLALTLVLALVLPAPATIAAGPPALSLPIPPGETWKIIQGYNCGTHAGYDKNAIDLVNANGRTRGAPIRAAADGTYWWWGDKGGTVILSHGGGYYTMYTHLESRVPFSKGAAVKRGEVIGTAGAAGTVYSNPHLHFELFYGEGPAASNRRTLPLSFVEGYQLPNSGTCNEHMGVRLTASGRTAAAANPATQPTPPRLLDPGQGRYQIVRWHPGESPVGVKGYQIYVGPDPEGTGEWFVAEPQVALPDLAPGRTYVRARTIDQADNTSAWVTLLTIDR; encoded by the coding sequence ATGCTTGCTCGACGCCCAGTTGCGTATGTGCTCGTGCTGGCGCTGACCCTGGTGCTCGCGCTGGTGTTGCCCGCTCCCGCCACGATCGCTGCCGGACCTCCCGCGCTCTCGCTGCCGATTCCTCCCGGTGAGACCTGGAAGATCATCCAGGGCTACAACTGTGGTACCCACGCCGGCTACGATAAAAACGCCATCGATCTGGTCAATGCCAACGGTCGCACGCGCGGCGCGCCGATTCGCGCGGCTGCCGACGGCACCTACTGGTGGTGGGGGGACAAAGGCGGCACGGTTATTCTGTCGCACGGCGGCGGCTATTACACGATGTATACCCATCTCGAAAGTCGCGTACCCTTCAGCAAAGGCGCTGCTGTCAAGCGCGGCGAGGTGATCGGCACGGCCGGCGCGGCGGGCACGGTGTACTCCAATCCGCATCTCCATTTTGAGCTGTTCTACGGCGAAGGGCCTGCCGCCAGCAACCGGCGTACCCTTCCGCTCAGCTTTGTGGAGGGCTACCAGCTGCCCAACAGCGGCACGTGCAACGAGCACATGGGTGTGCGTCTGACGGCCTCAGGTCGCACAGCGGCGGCGGCCAACCCTGCGACGCAGCCGACACCGCCGCGTCTGCTCGACCCCGGCCAGGGCCGCTACCAGATCGTGCGCTGGCATCCGGGCGAGTCGCCGGTGGGTGTTAAGGGCTATCAGATCTATGTTGGGCCGGACCCTGAGGGTACGGGCGAATGGTTTGTGGCTGAGCCACAGGTGGCGCTGCCCGACCTGGCGCCGGGCCGTACCTACGTGCGCGCGCGCACTATCGATCAGGCCGATAACACCTCGGCGTGGGTGACGCTGCTGACCATCGATCGCTAG
- a CDS encoding DsbA family protein, whose protein sequence is MRPYRTLTLLALIALLGGCAAVRSVSDDPSPTASTPTTTDGLTTPTMARLELSGEPHATRGDPAAPVTMIEFSDYGCPFCRAYANDTFPELKQRYIDSGKLFYVFKDFPIVELHPQAPLAAEAAECAGAQGRYWEMHERLFAAPEEWSASPDTARATFRGYADELQLDTAAFQQCLDNGRFRANVELNVTEALRLGFTGTPTFIIQDTLLSGAQATQVFTGLVERKLKEQATP, encoded by the coding sequence GTGAGGCCGTATCGTACCCTCACCCTGCTCGCGTTGATCGCCTTGCTCGGTGGCTGCGCTGCGGTCCGCTCGGTCAGCGACGATCCATCCCCCACAGCCAGCACGCCCACGACGACCGATGGGCTGACTACGCCGACCATGGCGCGCCTGGAGCTCAGCGGCGAGCCACACGCCACGCGCGGCGACCCCGCCGCGCCAGTCACGATGATCGAGTTCTCGGACTACGGCTGCCCGTTCTGCCGCGCCTATGCCAACGATACCTTTCCTGAACTGAAGCAGCGCTATATCGACAGCGGCAAACTGTTCTACGTCTTCAAGGATTTTCCGATCGTTGAGCTGCACCCTCAGGCGCCACTGGCCGCCGAAGCCGCCGAATGCGCGGGGGCACAGGGCCGCTACTGGGAGATGCATGAGCGCCTGTTCGCCGCGCCGGAGGAGTGGTCCGCCTCCCCCGACACCGCACGGGCTACCTTCCGAGGCTATGCCGATGAGCTGCAGCTCGACACGGCAGCCTTCCAACAGTGCCTGGACAATGGCCGGTTTCGCGCCAACGTGGAACTCAACGTGACTGAAGCGCTGCGTCTGGGCTTCACCGGCACGCCAACCTTCATCATTCAGGACACCCTGCTCAGCGGCGCGCAGGCGACCCAGGTCTTCACCGGCCTCGTGGAGCGCAAACTCAAGGAGCAGGCCACGCCCTGA
- a CDS encoding lysylphosphatidylglycerol synthase transmembrane domain-containing protein, which produces MTGLERAARQQETRQGMVGWLGRHWRALLGGAIVLALVLVIWRHAHELGEAARLLRRAHPVWFVGALLVQALVYLCFATVYYRGLHLLGYHLRLLALYPVAFVAIFLGRAFPMGGTSTFAFLLYQLRRRGVPDGIGAVTVTLDGLSYLLAFLALLGAGFLYLFTHGELRLNEVLFVALVTLAILGLAMYVWGLSRDRALLTRRALALKDGMARLLRRSWGDTKVLTFIAELYEGGALISRNRFGFVQLVALHLVALLLDCLTLLLLFWTVGEWPHLSVVLLSYGLAYFVSTLSSLPGGGGTFEAAMTVTMVTLGVDRPVALSVTLLYRLLAFWLPLGISVLVYRRVHYHNDTLSRRHEALDSTTTLR; this is translated from the coding sequence ATGACTGGACTGGAACGCGCGGCTCGCCAGCAGGAGACGCGCCAGGGGATGGTAGGATGGTTGGGCCGACACTGGCGCGCGCTGCTGGGCGGCGCGATCGTGCTGGCGCTGGTGCTGGTGATCTGGCGGCATGCACACGAACTGGGCGAGGCGGCGCGTCTGCTGCGGCGGGCGCATCCGGTCTGGTTTGTTGGCGCGCTGCTGGTCCAGGCACTGGTCTATCTGTGCTTCGCCACGGTGTACTATCGCGGCCTGCACCTGCTGGGCTACCATCTGCGCCTGCTGGCGCTCTACCCCGTGGCCTTCGTCGCCATCTTTCTGGGGCGCGCTTTTCCAATGGGCGGCACCAGCACCTTTGCCTTTCTGCTCTACCAGTTACGGCGGCGCGGTGTTCCTGATGGCATCGGTGCGGTGACCGTCACGCTGGATGGCCTGTCATACCTGCTGGCGTTTCTGGCCCTGTTGGGCGCGGGCTTCCTGTACCTGTTCACCCATGGCGAGCTGCGTTTGAACGAGGTGCTGTTTGTCGCGCTGGTGACATTGGCCATCTTGGGCCTGGCCATGTACGTCTGGGGTCTCTCGCGCGATCGTGCCCTGCTGACGCGCCGCGCGCTGGCGCTCAAAGACGGCATGGCCCGGCTGCTGCGCCGCTCGTGGGGCGACACCAAAGTGCTGACCTTTATCGCCGAGCTGTACGAGGGCGGGGCGCTGATCAGCCGCAACCGCTTCGGCTTTGTGCAGTTGGTCGCGCTGCACCTGGTTGCGCTGCTGCTCGATTGCCTGACGCTGCTGTTGCTGTTCTGGACTGTGGGCGAATGGCCACACCTTTCGGTGGTGTTGTTGAGCTATGGCCTGGCCTACTTCGTCAGCACGCTCTCATCGCTGCCGGGCGGTGGTGGCACCTTTGAAGCCGCAATGACCGTAACCATGGTGACGCTCGGCGTTGATCGACCGGTCGCCCTGTCGGTGACGCTGCTGTACCGCCTGCTGGCCTTCTGGCTACCGCTGGGTATTTCGGTGTTGGTGTATCGCCGCGTGCACTACCACAACGATACCCTCTCGCGTCGCCACGAGGCGCTGGATTCGACGACCACGCTCCGCTGA
- a CDS encoding thiazole synthase produces the protein MTSDLIIAGRRFQSRLFLGTAHYPNQQIMLEALEAGGAELVTVAIRRVKPHSEGESIFDLLKDRYQILPNTAGCYTARDAILTAHLAREALGTTWIKLEVIGDEETLLPDVEELLRAAEQLVNDGFVVLPYTNDDPITCRKLEALGCAAVMPLAAPIGSGMGIRNPYNLRLIRELCSVPVIVDAGIGTASDAALAMELGCDAVLLNTAVSRAENPVKMARAMRLAIEAGRLAYEAGRIPRRLYASASSPLEGVVEA, from the coding sequence ATGACATCGGATTTGATCATTGCCGGCAGGCGCTTCCAATCGCGCCTGTTTCTGGGCACGGCCCACTACCCCAATCAGCAGATCATGCTGGAAGCGTTGGAAGCCGGAGGCGCCGAGCTGGTCACGGTAGCGATCCGGCGCGTCAAACCGCACAGCGAGGGCGAGAGCATCTTCGACCTGTTGAAGGATCGCTACCAGATTCTACCCAACACCGCCGGCTGCTACACCGCGCGCGACGCGATCCTGACGGCGCACCTGGCGCGCGAAGCACTGGGCACCACCTGGATCAAGCTGGAGGTGATCGGCGACGAAGAAACACTCTTGCCAGACGTCGAGGAGCTGCTGCGCGCCGCCGAGCAGCTGGTCAATGACGGCTTCGTGGTGCTGCCCTACACCAACGACGATCCGATCACCTGCCGCAAACTGGAGGCGCTGGGCTGCGCCGCGGTGATGCCGCTGGCTGCGCCGATCGGCTCGGGCATGGGCATCCGCAATCCCTACAATCTGCGCCTGATCCGCGAGCTGTGCAGCGTACCGGTGATCGTCGATGCCGGTATCGGCACCGCCTCGGATGCGGCGCTGGCCATGGAGCTGGGCTGCGACGCTGTTCTGCTGAACACTGCCGTCTCGCGCGCCGAGAACCCGGTCAAAATGGCGCGCGCCATGCGCCTGGCGATCGAGGCCGGCCGCCTGGCCTACGAAGCCGGCCGCATTCCACGGCGCCTGTATGCCAGCGCGTCGAGCCCGCTTGAGGGCGTTGTCGAGGCATGA
- a CDS encoding substrate-binding domain-containing protein, translating to MARLSLWLLIALVISGCAPATHSISGARMAETAGTTQMQVDQRLRLATTTSTADSGLLDALLPAFEQQTGASVEVIAVGTGQALKLGERGDVDVVLVHDRQREEAFMAQGFGSLRRDVMYNDFVIVGPIGDPAGVRQAAKAAEAFRRIAEHQALFASRGDDSGTHAREQALWQAAGITPGVEQPWYRSLGQGMGETLIIANELRAYTLSDRGTWLTMRERLPNLALLFGGTTSADNPDVALRNPYGVLLVNPQRHPSINAELGRQFIAWLTTPETQQRIGAFGRERYGQPLFHPANGDE from the coding sequence ATGGCACGCCTCAGCCTCTGGCTGCTGATCGCGCTGGTGATCAGCGGCTGCGCCCCGGCAACGCACAGCATCAGCGGCGCACGCATGGCCGAAACCGCCGGCACGACGCAGATGCAGGTCGATCAGCGCCTGCGGCTGGCAACGACGACTTCGACGGCCGATAGTGGTCTGCTCGACGCGCTGCTCCCCGCCTTCGAGCAACAAACCGGCGCGAGCGTCGAGGTGATCGCCGTAGGCACCGGCCAGGCGCTCAAGCTAGGCGAGCGCGGTGATGTAGATGTGGTGCTGGTACACGATCGCCAGCGCGAGGAGGCCTTTATGGCGCAGGGCTTCGGCAGTCTGCGCCGCGATGTGATGTACAACGACTTCGTGATTGTCGGCCCGATCGGCGACCCGGCGGGTGTGCGGCAGGCAGCTAAGGCGGCGGAGGCCTTTCGTCGCATTGCTGAGCATCAGGCGCTCTTCGCCTCGCGCGGCGACGACTCCGGCACGCACGCGCGCGAGCAGGCGCTCTGGCAGGCAGCAGGCATCACGCCCGGCGTGGAGCAGCCGTGGTATCGTTCGCTGGGCCAGGGCATGGGCGAGACGTTGATCATTGCCAACGAGCTCCGGGCTTACACGCTCAGCGATCGCGGCACCTGGCTGACCATGCGCGAGCGCCTGCCCAACCTGGCGCTGCTCTTCGGCGGCACGACCAGCGCCGACAATCCCGACGTAGCGCTGCGCAATCCTTATGGCGTGTTGCTGGTCAATCCCCAGCGCCACCCCAGCATCAATGCCGAGCTGGGCCGTCAGTTCATTGCGTGGTTGACGACGCCAGAGACGCAGCAGCGCATCGGCGCTTTTGGCCGCGAGCGCTATGGGCAACCGCTCTTCCATCCCGCGAACGGAGATGAGTGA
- a CDS encoding ABC transporter permease, with product MSDLWEALWTALRLLLRGDPALWQIIGLSLGVSGAALLISSVVGVPLGAWLALHRFPGRRLATTLIYTGMGLPPVVVGLVVYLLLSRAGPLGAFGWLFTPRAMIMAQTMISLPLVAGLTMSAVESIDEELRLQLRALGATSGQIARATLWEARGGMLVALVAGFGSIISEVGAVMLVGGNIEGATRVLTTAIVLETRRGAWDQALALAIVLLGLTFFLNLIALRLRQRLLPRP from the coding sequence ATGAGTGACCTCTGGGAAGCGTTGTGGACGGCGCTGCGCCTGCTGCTGCGTGGCGATCCCGCGCTGTGGCAGATTATTGGCCTGTCGCTGGGGGTGTCGGGTGCAGCACTGCTGATCAGCAGCGTGGTCGGCGTGCCGCTGGGCGCGTGGCTGGCACTACATCGCTTTCCGGGCCGGCGGCTGGCAACCACGCTGATCTACACCGGCATGGGACTGCCGCCGGTGGTGGTAGGCCTGGTGGTCTATCTGCTGCTTTCGCGCGCAGGACCGCTCGGCGCGTTTGGCTGGCTCTTCACGCCGCGGGCGATGATCATGGCTCAAACGATGATCAGCCTGCCGCTGGTCGCCGGCCTGACCATGTCGGCCGTGGAAAGCATCGACGAGGAGCTGCGGCTCCAGCTCCGGGCACTGGGCGCTACCAGCGGTCAGATCGCGCGGGCGACGCTGTGGGAAGCGCGCGGCGGCATGCTGGTGGCGCTGGTGGCTGGCTTCGGCAGCATCATCTCCGAGGTCGGCGCGGTGATGCTGGTGGGCGGCAACATCGAGGGCGCGACACGCGTGCTGACCACGGCGATCGTGCTGGAAACGCGGCGCGGCGCGTGGGATCAGGCCCTGGCGCTGGCAATCGTGCTGCTGGGCTTAACCTTTTTCCTCAACCTAATCGCGCTACGGCTACGGCAGCGCCTGCTGCCACGCCCCTGA
- a CDS encoding thiamine phosphate synthase, whose translation MNLPDRLLLITDRRAARLPLLAVLQTALEAGCRWILVREKDLPAPARAALITDVLALAQPFGATVSVSYTQDQPQLWPGTGWHLPADVPVASVRARYPTHLIGASTHSRAEAEAAAHGGADYVTFSPVFPSLSKPGYGDKHGLERLQALAGSLSIPVVALGGITPDNAAACLAAGAQAVAVMGAVMGASNLDEVVHVVTQARHALAGRSARSGEEH comes from the coding sequence ATGAACCTGCCCGACCGTCTCCTGCTGATCACCGACCGGCGCGCCGCGCGCCTGCCGTTGCTCGCCGTGCTACAAACGGCGCTGGAGGCCGGCTGCCGCTGGATTCTGGTGCGGGAGAAGGATCTGCCCGCCCCGGCGCGCGCGGCGCTGATCACCGATGTATTGGCCCTGGCGCAGCCCTTTGGAGCAACGGTCAGTGTAAGTTACACCCAGGACCAGCCACAGCTCTGGCCGGGCACGGGCTGGCACCTCCCGGCGGATGTACCGGTTGCGTCCGTGCGCGCGCGCTACCCCACGCACCTGATCGGTGCGTCCACACATTCGCGCGCCGAAGCCGAAGCCGCTGCGCATGGCGGCGCCGATTATGTCACCTTCAGCCCGGTCTTCCCCAGCCTGAGCAAGCCAGGGTACGGGGACAAGCATGGTCTGGAACGATTGCAGGCGCTGGCGGGCAGCCTGTCTATTCCGGTCGTAGCTTTAGGCGGGATCACCCCCGACAATGCTGCTGCTTGTCTGGCAGCCGGGGCGCAAGCGGTCGCAGTCATGGGCGCGGTGATGGGCGCGTCCAATCTCGATGAAGTGGTTCACGTCGTGACGCAGGCACGCCATGCATTGGCTGGACGGAGCGCGAGGAGTGGGGAAGAACACTGA
- a CDS encoding GNAT family N-acetyltransferase: MPHLLIELCRPEHAARLAPLIQALAREEGATPATIDEIATVVEALLTTGASDFLLATIDGEAVGCLQIAYRLSTWQARPYAYLEDFYLAQHVRGRGIGTRMLDYALQRAAGQNSEYVMLDVRAANTAARRLYQRFGFSETGSLLLKRPLAAAHDSPVEAPCAQQNETREAQP; the protein is encoded by the coding sequence ATGCCACATCTGTTGATCGAACTGTGCCGCCCGGAGCATGCAGCGCGCCTGGCTCCCCTGATTCAGGCACTGGCTCGCGAAGAGGGCGCCACGCCGGCGACCATCGACGAGATCGCCACCGTCGTTGAAGCCCTGCTAACCACCGGCGCCAGCGACTTTCTGCTGGCAACGATCGATGGCGAAGCTGTCGGCTGCCTGCAGATCGCCTATCGCCTTTCTACCTGGCAGGCCCGGCCATACGCCTATCTGGAAGATTTTTACCTGGCGCAGCATGTCCGCGGACGCGGCATCGGCACGCGCATGCTCGACTACGCTCTGCAACGTGCTGCAGGCCAGAACAGCGAGTATGTGATGCTCGACGTGCGCGCGGCGAACACTGCTGCCAGGCGGCTGTACCAACGCTTCGGCTTCAGCGAGACCGGCTCGCTACTGTTGAAACGGCCACTGGCTGCCGCCCATGACTCACCGGTGGAAGCCCCCTGCGCTCAGCAGAACGAGACGCGGGAGGCCCAGCCGTGA
- a CDS encoding winged helix-turn-helix domain-containing protein, with product MKLQVRSKCWVERDGELVLSDWRVDLLQAIDELGSLAAAAERFGVAYRVAWGKIREIETRLGIPLLEGHSGGVGGGGTRLTPQGRELVTRYNRFRAGLTELIEQRFAEAFAL from the coding sequence ATGAAGCTACAGGTCCGTTCCAAATGCTGGGTCGAACGCGATGGCGAGCTGGTGCTGAGCGACTGGCGCGTCGATCTGTTGCAGGCCATCGATGAGCTGGGCTCGCTTGCCGCCGCTGCTGAGCGTTTTGGCGTGGCCTACCGCGTTGCCTGGGGCAAGATCCGCGAGATCGAGACGCGCCTGGGTATCCCCCTGCTGGAGGGCCACAGCGGAGGTGTAGGCGGCGGCGGGACGCGGCTCACTCCCCAGGGCCGCGAACTGGTGACGCGCTACAACCGCTTTCGCGCCGGGCTGACCGAGTTGATCGAGCAGCGCTTTGCGGAGGCCTTCGCGTTGTAG